The following DNA comes from Candidatus Bathyarchaeota archaeon.
CAGTCCCCACCAGAGCAGCTTTGAGGTCGCATTTGCCGCAAGATCCCTCACGATTGGAGACAGGGAGGAGGAGAGGGGGATATTATCCACAACCGAGGAGACGAACCCTGAGAGCCACATCAGGTTTATGGAGGCGTAAAGTGGGTCAGCTCCAATGAGGTTCGAGAGCCACACTGCGAGGGCGCCAATTACACCGATTTCATTTAGGCCATTGATCATGATAAAAAGCCCTGCGAGGAAGAAGATTGTGGACCAATCTACCTCCCTGAGCACCCCCTGGGGTTCACGGGTTTGGTTGAACATCATAAGTAAACCCCCCGTCAATGCGATGAATGCGGGGGTCAGATTAAAGACTTCGTAGGTCATGAAGCCTATAATCGTAAGTACTAGTATCGCTGCAGCAGAGGCGCTACTTTGGTTGATTCCGTCAACTTTTAGGCCGCTCACCTCTATGGCCCTGTCGATCCATTCATCAAACTCCATATCCTTGAATTCATCCATGGGTTGGGGAGTGAAATCCTTCTTGAAGAGTCGGACGAAAATGATTAGTGTTGTTATATAGAGGATGATCCCAAGGGGCATTATGTGAACTATGAAATCCATAAAACTGAGATTCCCCTCAATTCCGATGATGATGTTGGGAATAGACCCCGTCCAGAGGGTCATCCCTCCTATGTTGATTACTACCGCCTGGAAAATCATGAGGATCTGAGGCCTGATTTTTAGGCTCCGTGCCATCGTAATAGTGATGCTCGCCATGATCAGCATCGCCCCAATGTTGCTCACGAAGATTGCGAGGAAAACCGTGAAGGAGAGCAGTATCGCTGCGAAGGCGGTGGGGGTTTTAGAGTTCTTCATTATTTTGGCCGCTAGAAATTGAAATAGCCCTGACCTTTCAGCCCCTCGTACGAGGAGAAATAGCCCTAACACCACAGCCAAGATCTCCATGTCTAATAAGTCTCGTGCGATGATGTCCTCCGGTTTGATCGCACCTAAAATAACGAAGATCAACGCGCCTAGCATAGAAGCGTAGGTCCGGTGGATTGCTTCAATTGCAATTAGTATGAAAACGACAACAAATACGAGAACCGCGAGACCTTGGGAAACCGTCATTCTTCTATTTTCTCATCCGTTTCGTTTTTCCCCGGGCGCATATTAATGGTTAACCGCTTATATTCAGACATAAGCTGGTCTAGTGTGTACTTTCTGAGCTTGACAACGAGGCTCCAGCGGTTGCTAATTTCATCATCAAACGTCTCAATCCTACTGGTAAGGATCGTAAGGGTCTCGTCAAGGCTGTCCAACTGCCCTGTCAAGGTCTCGATGTCATCTTTAACCTTGATGTGCTCCTTTTTATCCTGAGCCGAGATATTCTCTATCTCCGCTTTCAGGTTTGTATTTAGCTCCCCGATCTGAGTTGCTATATCCTCCAAGTCCGCCTTCAGGCTGATGTTCTGCCGGCTAAAGGAGGTTTTTAGACTTTTTTTGACTTCATCTAATGGTTCCTCGAGTTCTTGCTTCACAATTGCCCTGATTCGTTCTTCTTCTCTCATCTGTACCCCCATCTATAGCCTCCTTATGACAATGTGTCTATCCAAAAAACATTTGTACTTAAATAAAAAAGATCCCCTCTGATAAAAGAACCAATTTTCTATGAACCTTGAGAATAATACCCTGATTCAGGAGATATATCCCAGTTTCCTAAGTCTCTCCTCTATGAGTGATTTCTCCTCTTTATCGAAGCTGTATGCATCCAAATTCTGATTCGTTATTTTCTTGCCTGCCGATCTCATGGAAAACTTTGAATCATCCGTGAAGATCTCATCTAGAACTCTTCCATCCATCATATCTTGCATAGGGATTCCAAAGGAGTGTAGCAGCGTTGGTGTAATATCAAGGATAGATGCCTTCTCTACTCTG
Coding sequences within:
- a CDS encoding SLC13 family permease — encoded protein: MTVSQGLAVLVFVVVFILIAIEAIHRTYASMLGALIFVILGAIKPEDIIARDLLDMEILAVVLGLFLLVRGAERSGLFQFLAAKIMKNSKTPTAFAAILLSFTVFLAIFVSNIGAMLIMASITITMARSLKIRPQILMIFQAVVINIGGMTLWTGSIPNIIIGIEGNLSFMDFIVHIMPLGIILYITTLIIFVRLFKKDFTPQPMDEFKDMEFDEWIDRAIEVSGLKVDGINQSSASAAAILVLTIIGFMTYEVFNLTPAFIALTGGLLMMFNQTREPQGVLREVDWSTIFFLAGLFIMINGLNEIGVIGALAVWLSNLIGADPLYASINLMWLSGFVSSVVDNIPLSSSLSPIVRDLAANATSKLLWWGLVIGANLGGNMTPIGSPSNVITIGISEQEGYPISFTMFLKLGSTLTILYFIISTFYLYLRYAVFAI